A DNA window from Marispirochaeta aestuarii contains the following coding sequences:
- a CDS encoding DNA-methyltransferase: MEDAPLEFTTRHRILPKDASVLSSLNPDSLALVLSSPPYPMISMWDETFSLQDGRIRELLSGNQGWKAFRAMHDVLDRVWAIMAPLVMPGGIVCINVGDALRTVDGTFMLYPNAERIVTAFSNLGFSVLPRIIWRKSTNAPNKFMGSGMLPAGAYVTLEHEHILIFRKGGKRVFTGDQKALRRRSAYFWEERNRWFSDLWDLAGERQLLKGRAARERSGAYPFELAYRLICMYSVQGDLVADPFLGTGTTALAAAAAGRSSIGTEIDPVLAESAATSLREQCSPGKIAHSINRRRMKEHLGFVEEYRTRKGELKHRNTCYDLPVITAQETDLILPEIAGLEETGGEDDSLSLRHRPWRDRELQPPFAGA; this comes from the coding sequence GTGGAAGATGCTCCCCTGGAATTTACTACCCGGCACAGGATTCTGCCGAAGGATGCTTCTGTCCTGAGTTCCCTGAATCCCGACAGCCTTGCCCTCGTGCTCAGCTCTCCGCCTTACCCGATGATCTCCATGTGGGATGAGACCTTTTCCCTCCAGGACGGACGTATCAGGGAGCTTCTCTCCGGGAATCAGGGCTGGAAGGCCTTTCGTGCCATGCATGATGTGCTTGACCGGGTCTGGGCGATCATGGCGCCTCTGGTAATGCCCGGGGGGATTGTCTGCATCAATGTGGGAGACGCCCTCAGGACTGTGGACGGAACCTTTATGCTCTACCCGAACGCCGAGCGTATAGTGACGGCTTTCTCGAATCTGGGATTTTCCGTACTGCCCCGTATTATCTGGCGCAAGAGTACCAACGCACCGAACAAGTTCATGGGTTCCGGAATGCTTCCGGCGGGAGCCTATGTGACCCTGGAGCATGAGCACATCCTTATCTTCCGTAAAGGGGGAAAACGGGTATTTACGGGGGATCAGAAGGCCCTTCGCCGGCGCAGTGCCTACTTCTGGGAGGAGCGGAACCGCTGGTTTTCCGATCTCTGGGACCTTGCCGGGGAACGTCAGCTCCTGAAGGGGAGGGCTGCCCGGGAGAGGAGCGGGGCCTATCCCTTCGAACTGGCATACCGCCTGATCTGCATGTATTCGGTGCAGGGGGACCTGGTGGCCGACCCCTTCCTGGGGACGGGGACCACGGCCCTGGCCGCCGCTGCCGCGGGCCGCTCTTCTATTGGTACGGAGATAGATCCCGTTCTCGCGGAATCGGCTGCTACTTCCCTCCGCGAACAGTGTTCCCCCGGGAAAATCGCCCACAGCATCAACCGGCGGCGCATGAAGGAACACCTCGGCTTTGTTGAAGAATACAGAACAAGAAAGGGTGAGCTAAAACACCGGAACACCTGTTATGACCTTCCGGTAATCACCGCTCAGGAGACCGACCTTATTCTCCCGGAGATTGCGGGGCTGGAAGAGACCGGTGGTGAGGATGACAGTCTGAGCCTGCGTCACCGTCCCTGGCGGGACAGGGAATTACAGCCTCCGTTTGCCGGTGCTTAA